A section of the Oryza sativa Japonica Group chromosome 1, ASM3414082v1 genome encodes:
- the LOC4325927 gene encoding uncharacterized protein has product MSDHHHLTGDHHPSPASAATTALGPLLLLPSELLHDILIRLALPELLRVRSVARPLSHVISSPDFRRLYHLSSAASGPGPAAAWLLVFKKLRPRDAALRGFHGPSGRWFRIPVSAILAPAVPPGEDLYFLAASGSSFLFAANGRRELVVVDLSAHAARRLPPSPLGPRGTSSWRRFGLKLVADPPGSSQFRFLFAELVNNTPLLFEYQSETDTWQSSEAVQAEGASTAAGTEGTFLCAAHAGPDCVMVYSGPGVERPVFFRPRFPHNPNGGGDRLHVYGDGSAAVVRSTVIDEPGRPRVKVVAGVDLYGFGSVVGGDWQLASTVPGELVEGFRKPYAVMTGLLSEREGVVRLVLISNCRGAWDIVWLSYDRARGEWWWVPVPDWGTKGLNVAGIAVSSTFSRLWPPAAASSCTTTTSQ; this is encoded by the exons ATGtccgaccaccaccacctcaccgGCGACCACCACCCCTCCCCGGcgagcgccgccaccaccgctctaggtcccctgctcctcctcccgtcGGAGCTCCTCCACGACATCCTCATCCGCCTCGCCCTCCCGGAGCTCCTCCGCGTCCGCTCCGTCGCGCGCCCGCTCTCCCACGTCATCTCCTCCCCGGACTTCCGCCGCCTGTAccacctctcctccgccgcctccgggcCAGGCCCCGCGGCCGCGTGGCTCCTCGTCTTCAAGAAGCTCCGCCCCCGCGACGCCGCGCTCCGGGGGTTCCATGGGCCGTCCGGCCGCTGGTTCCGCATCCCCGTCTCCGCCATCCTCGCGCCCGCGGTGCCACCCGGCGAGGACCTCTACTTCCTGGCCGCGTCCGGCAGCTCCTTCCTCTTCGCCGCCAACGGCCGCcgcgagctcgtcgtcgtcgacctctcggcgcacgccgcccgccgcctcccgccgtccccgctcgGCCCCCGCggcacctcctcctggcgcCGCTTCGGCCTCAAGCTCGTCGCCGATCCCCCCGGGTCGAGCCAGTTTAG GTTTCTGTTCGCTGAGCTGGTGAACAACACGCCACTCCTCTTCGAGTACCAGTCCGAGACGGACACGTGGCAGTCATCGGAGGCGGTCCAGGCGGAgggggcgtcgacggcggccgggACGGAGGGGACGTTCCTGTGCGCGGCGCACGCCGGGCCGGACTGCGTGATGGTGTACTCCGGGCCGGGCGTGGAGCGGCCGGTCTTCTTCCGGCCGCGGTTCCCGCACAAcccgaacggcggcggcgacaggctcCACGTGTACGGCGACGGGAGCGCCGCGGTGGTCCGGTCGACGGTGATCGACGAGCCGGGCAGGCCGCGGGTGAAGGTGGTGGCCGGCGTGGACCTGTACGGGTTCGGgtcggtcgtcggcggcgactgGCAGCTGGCCTCCACCGTGCCGGGCGAGCTGGTGGAGGGGTTCCGGAAGCCGTACGCCGTGATGACCGGGCTGCTGTCGGAGCGGGAGGGCGTGGTCCGGCTCGTCCTCATCTCCAACTGCCGTGGCGCCTGGGACATCGTGTGGCTGTCGTACGACCGCGCCCGCGGCGAGTGGTGGTGGGTGCCCGTGCCGGACTGGGGCACCAAGGGGCTCAACGTGGCCGGAATCGCCGTCTCCTCCACCTTCTCCCGCCtctggccgccggccgccgcctcgtcctgcaccaccaccacctcccagTGA
- the LOC4325928 gene encoding ADP,ATP carrier protein 2, chloroplastic: MESLALLHAKPGGLPPRAGLRLPLPRARSARVSLPSSPAAPVSLQSPLLLASRSGPTSRDAVVGLGLGCGLLRRRSGASGGGGGGVSCGAQPAAAAAAGAVPAAQPEGKKFLGVEVKTLKKIVPLGLMFFCILFNYTILRDTKDVLVVTAKGSSAEIIPFLKTWVNLPMAIGFMLLYTKLSNVLSREALFYTVIFPFIAFFGAFAFVLYPLRNVIHPTALADKLLAALGPSFLGPVAILRIWSFCLFYVMAELWGSVVISVLFWGFANQITTVEEAKEFYPLFGLGANIALIFSGRTVKYFSNLRKTLGPGIDGWEVSLKGMMSLVVLLGLVITSIYWGVNKFVLNDPSLPKSDRKKKKDKPKLGMKESLKVLLSSRYVRDLATLVVAYGISINLVEVTWKSKLKAQFPSPNEYSSFMGDFSTATGIATFTMMLLGRIILRKFGWGVAAMITPTVLLLTGVGFFSLILFGQPLTPMLATMGMTPLLAAVYVGALQNIFSKSAKYSLFDPCKEMAYIPLDEDMKVKGKAAIDVVCNPLGKSGGALIQQFMILTFGSLANSTPYLGGILLVIVLAWLGAASSLDKQFSSLAKEDLKRDMSAKEKVDPSLLKAPEADVLVEHTNGTIESEATATESSPSNSSPSN, encoded by the exons ATGGAGTCGCTCGCGCTCCTCCACGCCAAGCCCGGcggcctccctccccgcgcggggctccgcctcccgctcccgcgcgcgcgaTCCGCGCGcgtctccctcccctcctccccggcggcCCCCGTATCGCTCCAGtccccgctcctcctcgctTCGAGAAGCGGCCCTACCTCGCGGGACGCCGTCGTGGGGTTGGGATTGGGGTGCGGGCTCTTGAGACGGAGGAGCGGcgctagtggtggtggtggtggtggggtctCTTGCGGCGCGCAgcctgccgcggcggcggcggcgggggcggtgccggcggcgcagccggaggGGAAGAAGTTCCTCGGCGTGGAGGTGAAGACGCTGAAGAAGATCGTGCCGCTCGGGTTGATGTTCTTCTGCATCTTGTTCAACTACACGATCCTGCGGGACACCAAGGACGTGCTGGTGGTGACCGCCAAGGGGAGCAGCGCGGAGATCATCCCGTTCCTCAAGACGTGGGTCAACCTGCCCATGGCCATCGGCTTCATGCTCCTCTACACCAAGCTCTCCAATGTGCTCTCCAGGGAGGCGCTCTTCTACACCGTCATCTTCCCCTTCATCGCCTTCTTCGGCGCCTTTGCCTTCGTGCTCTACCCTCTCAGGAATGTGATCCACCCCACCGCGCTCGCCGACAAGCTCCTTGCGGCGCTCGGCCCGAGCTTTCTTGGCCCCGTCGCCATTCTGAGGATTTGGAGCTTTTGCTTGTTCTATGTCATGGCCGAACTGTGGGGCAGCGTCGTCATCTCGGTCCTCTTCTGGGGCTTCGCTAACCAG ATTACTACAGTTGAGGAAGCAAAAGAATTCTACCCTCTATTTGGTCTTGGGGCTAATATTGCGCTCATCTTTTCTGGGCGTACTGTGAAGTATTTCTCAAATCTGCGCAAGACATTGGGTCCAGGTATTGACGGATGGGAGGTGTCTTTGAAAGGAATGATGAGCTTAGTGGTGCTTCTTGGACTTGTCATCACTTCCATCTATTGGGGGGTGAACAAGTTTGTTTTGAATGATCCTTCTCTTCCGAAGTCTGACCGTAAGAAGAAAAAG GATAAACCTAAGCTTGGAATGAAAGAGAGTCTTAAAGTTCTCCTCTCCTCAAGATATGTAAGGGACCTTGCTACTTTAGTGGTTGCATATGGCATCAGTATCAACCTTGTGGAGGTCACATGGAAATCGAAGCTCAAGGCACAG TTCCCTAGTCCAAATGAGTATTCATCTTTCATGGGTGATTTCTCAACCGCTACTGGCATTGCTACTTTCACAATGATGCTGTTAGGCCGGATCATACTCCGAAAATTCGGCTGGGGAGTGGCTGCAATGATCACCCCCACAGTTTTGTTGCTGACTGGCGTCGGTTTCTTCTCCCTGATTCTATTTGGGCAGCCTCTCACTCCTATGCTTGCCACAATGGGCATGACCCCTCTTCTTGCAGCAGTTTATGTGGGTGCACTTCAGAACATATTCAGCAAGAGTGCAAAGTATAGTTTATTTGATCCATGCAAAGAAATGGCCTACATTCCTTTGGATGAAGATATGAAG GTGAAGGGAAAGGCAGCCATTGATGTTGTCTGCAACCCATTGGGGAAGTCTGGTGGAGCTCTTATTCAACAGTTCATGATCCTTACATTTGGCTCTTTAGCTAACTCCACCCCCTACCTTGGTGGCATACTGTTGGTGATTGTTCTAGCATGGCTAGGCGCGGCAAGTTCACTAGACAAGCAATTCTCTAGCTTGGCTAAGGAAGATCTCAAAAGGGATATGTCTGCAAAAGAGAAGGTAGATCCTTCCCTGCTCAAGGCTCCTGAGGCTGATGTATTGGTGGAGCACACAAACGGCACTATAGAGAGCGAAGCTACTGCAACTGAGAGTTCACCATCAAACTCATCTCCAAGTAATTAG
- the LOC4326243 gene encoding uncharacterized protein, translating into MAAGGKGWVERARRGVKTAWFMVAMVASLLMASAPALVAAGDVAVALWLEVRLGCLRCHGLRGHLERYGFRSSLVDIPLVSIARSVVITCVYLMSDASGLSHGPYLGTATCCSLASLLILLIKASVYSPAQEIGPELSPSLADHKLSLKKLSGMPVLFLSSLVFALGHVVVAYRTSCRARRKLLIHGIDPESILAYKNAYPGCYKTPRSPTPYSGKFYSRSDSETKRKSVAHDDRDIPISFLADGDSMFIACQGITVHYKLSDPSSCISSATDTFPEIHHDVISASISPRRQRHDSPPSASTNTRRLLNRSFSHQYHQTSLYAPLLVEPVTSPTLSDDTPVLSVDDGSADVCLKPMGFDLEAGEQGKFAVVLVHGFGGGVFSWRHVTNLLSRQVGCTVLAFDRPGWGLTSRPRRKDWEDKNLPNPYELGSQVDLLISFCSDMGLRSVVLVGHDDGGLLALKAAEKLRASGDSRKVEVKGVVLIGVSLSREVIPAFARILLHTPLRKKHMVRPLLRTEITQVINRRAWFDATKLTTDVLNLYKAPLFVEGWDEALHEVGRLSFSTVLSSKRAADLLRSVEDLPVLVVAGSEDALVSSKSTQVMASRLVNSRLVTISNCGHLPHEECPKALLSALSPFISGLVSSDDSLQRL; encoded by the exons ATGGCGGCGGGAGGGAAGGGGTGGGTGGAGAGGGCGCGGCGCGGGGTGAAGACGGCGTGGTTCATGGTGGCCATGGTGGCGTCGCTGCTgatggcgtcggcgccggcgctggtggccgccggcgacgtggccgtCGCGCTGTGGCTCGAGGTGCGGCTCGGGTGCCTCCGCTGCCACGGCCTGCGCGGCCACCTCGAGCGTTACGGCTTCCGGAGCTCGCTCGTGGACATACCGCTTGTCTCCATCGCTCGATCCGTCGTCATTACCT GTGTATACCTCATGTCTGATGCTTCTGGGCTCTCCCATGGCCCGTACCTTGGAACAGCAACTTGCTGTTCCCTGGCTTCTCTGCTCATCTTGTTGATTAAGGCCAGCGTTTACAGTCCGGCGCAGGAGATTGGGCCTGAGCTCTCGCCGTCATTGGCGGATCACAAGCTCAGTCTCAAGAAGCTATCGGGAATGCCGGTGCTTTTCCTGTCCTCCTTGGTCTTTGCTCTTGGCCATGTTGTTGTCGCTTACAGGACAAGCTGCAGGGCTCGGCGGAAGCTGCTTATCCATGGCATTGACCCTGAATCT ATTCTGGCATACAAGAATGCATATCCTGGATGCTACAAGACTCCTCGATCTCCCACACCATACAGTGGAAAATTTTATTCTAGGAGTGACAGTGAGACGAAGAGAAAATCTGTTGCTCACGACGATAGGGATATTCCAATCAGTTTCCTTGCAGACGGTGATAGCATGTTCATTGCTTGCCAGGGGATCACTGTGCATTACAAACTTTCCGATCCATCGAGTTGCATATCTTCAGCTACAGACACTTTTCCAGAAATCCATCATGATGTTATTTCAGCAAGCATTTCTCCTAGAAGACAGAGACATGATAGCCCACCATCAGCCTCCACTAATACCCGTCGTCTTTTGAATAGGAGCTTCAGCCATCAATACCATCAGACATCGCTATATGCACCATTGTTGGTAGAGCCAGTGACCTCTCCAACTTTGTCGGATGACACCCCTGTTCTTAGTGTTGATGATGGCAGTGCTGATGTATGTTTGAAACCTATGGGATTTGATCTTGAGGCTGGAGAACAGGGGAAATTTGCTGTTGTTTTGGTGCATGGGTTTGGAGGTGGGGTGTTCTCATGGAGACACGTTACAAATTTGCTTTCTCGTCAAGTGGGTTGCACTGTGCTGGCCTTCGATCGCCCTGGATGGGGGTTAACATCTCGACCTCGCAGAAAGGATTGGGAAGACAAAAATCTACCAAATCCATATGAGCTTGGATCTCAG GTTGATCTTCTTATTTCATTTTGCTCGGACATGGGCTTACGCTCTGTGGTTTTAGTTGGTCATGATGATGGGGGCCTGCTTGCCCTAAAAGCTGCAGAAAAGTTGCGAGCATCTGGAGATTCAAGAAAG GTTGAAGTGAAGGGAGTTGTGCTTATAGGTGTAAGCTTATCAAGAGAAGTCATTCCTGCATTTGCTCGTATACTCCTGCATACCCCTCTAAGGAAAAAGCACATGGTACGGCCACTGTTACGTACTGAAATCACTCAGGTGATCAATAGACGTGCATGGTTTGATGCTACCAAGTTAACAACAGATGTTCTGAACCTCTACAAG GCTCCACTATTTGTTGAAGGCTGGGATGAAGCTCTCCATGAAGTAGGACGTCTTTCTTTCTCGACTGTCCTATCATCAAAAAGAGCAGCAGATTTACTAAGATCAGTGGAAGACCTCCCTGTTCTGGTTGTAGCAGGCTCTGAGGATGCTCTTGTTTCTTCGAAGTCAACGCAAGTAATGGCTTCAAGGCTTGTAAATTCT AGGCTGGTAACGATATCAAATTGTGGGCATTTGCCACATGAGGAGTGTCCCAAGGCATTGCTTTCGGCTCTTTCTCCATTCATATCAGGACTGGTGTCATCAGATGATTCATTGCAAAGATTGTAG